A single Dreissena polymorpha isolate Duluth1 chromosome 14, UMN_Dpol_1.0, whole genome shotgun sequence DNA region contains:
- the LOC127858134 gene encoding Bardet-Biedl syndrome 7 protein homolog isoform X22: MMEISLTRVDYTQVGVTSPKCLRLLPLAGKTQKAAIADHKGVLEVFSVKKGDAQPVFKTTPGPKINRLELGGPVGGVRERIFVTSGPEVKGYTKKGKNFLTFDTNMSENLLSMYVEGSDLFCCGQFMYNHYRDCKDTNYFLSGDQVNDVICLPTQTVKSITPILACQDRVLRVLTESELLYEVEVPGPPVTLCLFASNGGDDGTEVLFGTSDGRVGLVQIGRDCPSHLWELTNEKRNGGVLCLDNFDITADGVLDLIVGRDDGLVEVYSYDDSDEPIHRHTHTCSESITSVQGGILGTAGYDEIVCSTYAGWVLGLTTEQQTKALGPTEVITSPVAVQKITGLKTDLEQLQQKVMSEREKYQQTAQSTTAISAVPSFHINDKFVLNREDASYTLSLELQMPIDNVLLQVDQPRFVLYFCRKVIQGLCCTFAGRSSKVCVVLLQEGHPTFVLYFCRKVIQGLCCTFAGRSSKVCVVLLQEGHARYVLYFCRKVIQRLCCTFAGRSSKVCVVLLQVGHPRFVLYFCRKVIQGLCCTFAGRSSKVCVVILQVGHPRFVLYFCRKVIQGLCCTFAGRSFKVCVVLLQVGHPRFVFYFFITSAKILIYE, from the exons ATGATGGAAATAAGCCTTACACGCGTTGATTACACCCAG gTTGGTGTAACATCTCCAAAGTGTTTAAGACTTCTGCCATTAGCTGGGAAAACACAAAAG GCAGCAATAGCTGATCACAAAGGTGTTCTAGAAGTGTTTTCTGTCAAGAAAGGAGATGCACAG CCTGTATTCAAGACCACACCTGGCCCCAAAATCAACCGTCTTGAGCTTGGGGGCCCAGTGGGAGGGGTCAGGGAACGGATATTTGTGACCTCTGGACCGGAAGTGAAAGGTTACACAAAGAAGGGGAAGAACTTCCTGACCTTTGACACCAACATGTCAGAGAACCTCCTGTCAAT GTATGTTGAGGGATCAGACCTATTCTGTTGCGGGCAGTTCATGTACAACCACTATCGGGACTGCAAGGATACCAACTACTTCCTGTCTGGGGACCAGGTCAATGATGTCATCTGTTTGCCCACACAGACTGTGAAGTCCATCACCCCAATCCTGGCCTGTCAGGACAGGGTCCTCAGAGTGCTCACG GAGTCCGAGTTGCTGTACGAGGTGGAAGTCCCAGGGCCTCCTGTCACCCTGTGTCTGTTCGCCAGCAACGGAG GGGATGATGGTACAGAGGTGCTGTTTGGGACCTCTGATGGGAGAGTCGGCCTCGTACAGATTGGCAG GGACTGCCCCTCCCATTTGTGGGAACTGACCAATGAGAAGCGTAATGGAGGTGTGCTATGCTTGGACAACTTTGACATCACGGCAGATGGAGTCCTTGACCTTATTGTGGGTCGTGATGACGGGCTGGTGGAGGTGTACAGCTATGATGACTCAGACGAACCCATACACAGGCATACACAT ACTTGTTCAGAAAGCATCACATCAGTACAGGGAGGCATTCTGGGTACAGCAGGATATGACGAGATCGTCTGCTCAACTTACGCTG GCTGGGTGTTAGGCCTGACCACTGAGCAGCAAACTAAAGCCCTGGGACCAACCGAGGTGATCACGTCTCCTGTAGCCGTGCAGAAAATAACAGGCTTGAA GACTGACCTTGAGCAGCTGCAGCAGAAGGTAATGTCAGAGCGGGAAAAGTACCAGCAGACGGCACAGAGCACCACTGCCATCTCTGCGGTCCCCAGCTTCCACATCAACGACAAGTTTGTACTGAATCGCGAGGACGCCAGTTACACTCTCAGTCTGGAGCTGCAGATGCCTATCGACAATGTACTTTTGCAGGTAGATCAACCAAGGTTTGTGTTGTACTTTTGCAGGAAGGTCATCCAAGGTTTGTGTTGTACTTTTGCAGGAAGGTCATCCAAGGTATGTGTTGTACTTTTGCAGGAAGGTCATCCAACGTTTGTGTTGTACTTTTGCAGGAAGGTCATCCAAG GTTTGTGTTGTACTTTTGCAGGAAGGTCATCCAAGGTTTGTGTTGTACTTTTGCAGGAAGGTCATGCAAGGTATGTGTTGTACTTTTGCAGGAAGGTCATCCAACGTTTGTGTTGTACTTTTGCAGGAAGGTCATCCAAGGTTTGTGTTGTACTTTTGCAGGTAGGTCATCCAAGGTTTGTGTTGTACTTTTGCAGGAAG GTCATCCAAGGTTTGTGTTGTACTTTTGCAGGAAGGTCATCCAAGGTTTGTGTTGTAATTTTGCAGGTAGGTCATCCAAGGTTTGTGTTGTACTTTTGCAGGAAG GTCATCCAAGGTTTGTGTTGTACTTTTGCAGGAAGGTCATTCAAGGTTTGTGTTGTACTTTTGCAGGTAGGTCATCCAAGGTttgtgttttacttttttataacttcagccaaaatattgatttatgaaTAG
- the LOC127858134 gene encoding Bardet-Biedl syndrome 7 protein homolog isoform X36, whose translation MMEISLTRVDYTQVGVTSPKCLRLLPLAGKTQKAAIADHKGVLEVFSVKKGDAQPVFKTTPGPKINRLELGGPVGGVRERIFVTSGPEVKGYTKKGKNFLTFDTNMSENLLSMYVEGSDLFCCGQFMYNHYRDCKDTNYFLSGDQVNDVICLPTQTVKSITPILACQDRVLRVLTESELLYEVEVPGPPVTLCLFASNGGDDGTEVLFGTSDGRVGLVQIGRDCPSHLWELTNEKRNGGVLCLDNFDITADGVLDLIVGRDDGLVEVYSYDDSDEPIHRHTHTCSESITSVQGGILGTAGYDEIVCSTYAGWVLGLTTEQQTKALGPTEVITSPVAVQKITGLKTDLEQLQQKVMSEREKYQQTAQSTTAISAVPSFHINDKFVLNREDASYTLSLELQMPIDNVLLQVDQPRFVLYFCRKVIQGLCCTFAGRSSKVCVVLLQEGHPTFVLYFCRKVIQGLCCTFAGRSSKVCVVLLQEGHARYVLYFCRKVIQRLCCTFAGRSSKVCVVLLQVGHPRFVLYFCRKVIQGLCCTFAGRSSKVCVVLLQEGHPRFVLYFCRKVIQGLCCTFAGRSSKVCVVLLQEGHSRFVLYFCR comes from the exons ATGATGGAAATAAGCCTTACACGCGTTGATTACACCCAG gTTGGTGTAACATCTCCAAAGTGTTTAAGACTTCTGCCATTAGCTGGGAAAACACAAAAG GCAGCAATAGCTGATCACAAAGGTGTTCTAGAAGTGTTTTCTGTCAAGAAAGGAGATGCACAG CCTGTATTCAAGACCACACCTGGCCCCAAAATCAACCGTCTTGAGCTTGGGGGCCCAGTGGGAGGGGTCAGGGAACGGATATTTGTGACCTCTGGACCGGAAGTGAAAGGTTACACAAAGAAGGGGAAGAACTTCCTGACCTTTGACACCAACATGTCAGAGAACCTCCTGTCAAT GTATGTTGAGGGATCAGACCTATTCTGTTGCGGGCAGTTCATGTACAACCACTATCGGGACTGCAAGGATACCAACTACTTCCTGTCTGGGGACCAGGTCAATGATGTCATCTGTTTGCCCACACAGACTGTGAAGTCCATCACCCCAATCCTGGCCTGTCAGGACAGGGTCCTCAGAGTGCTCACG GAGTCCGAGTTGCTGTACGAGGTGGAAGTCCCAGGGCCTCCTGTCACCCTGTGTCTGTTCGCCAGCAACGGAG GGGATGATGGTACAGAGGTGCTGTTTGGGACCTCTGATGGGAGAGTCGGCCTCGTACAGATTGGCAG GGACTGCCCCTCCCATTTGTGGGAACTGACCAATGAGAAGCGTAATGGAGGTGTGCTATGCTTGGACAACTTTGACATCACGGCAGATGGAGTCCTTGACCTTATTGTGGGTCGTGATGACGGGCTGGTGGAGGTGTACAGCTATGATGACTCAGACGAACCCATACACAGGCATACACAT ACTTGTTCAGAAAGCATCACATCAGTACAGGGAGGCATTCTGGGTACAGCAGGATATGACGAGATCGTCTGCTCAACTTACGCTG GCTGGGTGTTAGGCCTGACCACTGAGCAGCAAACTAAAGCCCTGGGACCAACCGAGGTGATCACGTCTCCTGTAGCCGTGCAGAAAATAACAGGCTTGAA GACTGACCTTGAGCAGCTGCAGCAGAAGGTAATGTCAGAGCGGGAAAAGTACCAGCAGACGGCACAGAGCACCACTGCCATCTCTGCGGTCCCCAGCTTCCACATCAACGACAAGTTTGTACTGAATCGCGAGGACGCCAGTTACACTCTCAGTCTGGAGCTGCAGATGCCTATCGACAATGTACTTTTGCAGGTAGATCAACCAAGGTTTGTGTTGTACTTTTGCAGGAAGGTCATCCAAGGTTTGTGTTGTACTTTTGCAGGAAGGTCATCCAAGGTATGTGTTGTACTTTTGCAGGAAGGTCATCCAACGTTTGTGTTGTACTTTTGCAGGAAGGTCATCCAAG GTTTGTGTTGTACTTTTGCAGGAAGGTCATCCAAGGTTTGTGTTGTACTTTTGCAGGAAGGTCATGCAAGGTATGTGTTGTACTTTTGCAGGAAGGTCATCCAACGTTTGTGTTGTACTTTTGCAGGAAGGTCATCCAAGGTTTGTGTTGTACTTTTGCAGGTAGGTCATCCAAG GTTTGTGTTGTACTTTTGCAGGAAGGTCATCCAAGGTTTGTGTTGTACTTTTGCAGGAAG GTCATCCAAGGTTTGTGTTGTACTTTTGCAGGAAGGTCATCCAAG GTTTGTGTTGTACTTTTGCAGGAAGGTCATTCAAGGTTTGTGTTGTACTTTTGCAGGTAGGTCATCCAAGGTTTGTGTTGTACTTTTGCAGGAAGGTCATTCAAGGTTTGTGTTGTACTTTTGCAGGTAG
- the LOC127858134 gene encoding Bardet-Biedl syndrome 7 protein homolog isoform X25 produces the protein MMEISLTRVDYTQVGVTSPKCLRLLPLAGKTQKAAIADHKGVLEVFSVKKGDAQPVFKTTPGPKINRLELGGPVGGVRERIFVTSGPEVKGYTKKGKNFLTFDTNMSENLLSMYVEGSDLFCCGQFMYNHYRDCKDTNYFLSGDQVNDVICLPTQTVKSITPILACQDRVLRVLTESELLYEVEVPGPPVTLCLFASNGGDDGTEVLFGTSDGRVGLVQIGRDCPSHLWELTNEKRNGGVLCLDNFDITADGVLDLIVGRDDGLVEVYSYDDSDEPIHRHTHTCSESITSVQGGILGTAGYDEIVCSTYAGWVLGLTTEQQTKALGPTEVITSPVAVQKITGLKTDLEQLQQKVMSEREKYQQTAQSTTAISAVPSFHINDKFVLNREDASYTLSLELQMPIDNVLLQVDQPRFVLYFCRKVIQGLCCTFAGRSSKVCVVLLQEGHPTFVLYFCRKVIQGLCCTFAGRSSKVCVVLLQEGHARYVLYFCRKVIQRLCCTFAGRSSKVCVVLLQEGHPRFVLYFCRKVIQGLCCTFAGRSSKVCVVILQVGHPRFVLYFCRKVIQGLCCTFAGRSFKVCVVLLQVGHPRFVFYFFITSAKILIYE, from the exons ATGATGGAAATAAGCCTTACACGCGTTGATTACACCCAG gTTGGTGTAACATCTCCAAAGTGTTTAAGACTTCTGCCATTAGCTGGGAAAACACAAAAG GCAGCAATAGCTGATCACAAAGGTGTTCTAGAAGTGTTTTCTGTCAAGAAAGGAGATGCACAG CCTGTATTCAAGACCACACCTGGCCCCAAAATCAACCGTCTTGAGCTTGGGGGCCCAGTGGGAGGGGTCAGGGAACGGATATTTGTGACCTCTGGACCGGAAGTGAAAGGTTACACAAAGAAGGGGAAGAACTTCCTGACCTTTGACACCAACATGTCAGAGAACCTCCTGTCAAT GTATGTTGAGGGATCAGACCTATTCTGTTGCGGGCAGTTCATGTACAACCACTATCGGGACTGCAAGGATACCAACTACTTCCTGTCTGGGGACCAGGTCAATGATGTCATCTGTTTGCCCACACAGACTGTGAAGTCCATCACCCCAATCCTGGCCTGTCAGGACAGGGTCCTCAGAGTGCTCACG GAGTCCGAGTTGCTGTACGAGGTGGAAGTCCCAGGGCCTCCTGTCACCCTGTGTCTGTTCGCCAGCAACGGAG GGGATGATGGTACAGAGGTGCTGTTTGGGACCTCTGATGGGAGAGTCGGCCTCGTACAGATTGGCAG GGACTGCCCCTCCCATTTGTGGGAACTGACCAATGAGAAGCGTAATGGAGGTGTGCTATGCTTGGACAACTTTGACATCACGGCAGATGGAGTCCTTGACCTTATTGTGGGTCGTGATGACGGGCTGGTGGAGGTGTACAGCTATGATGACTCAGACGAACCCATACACAGGCATACACAT ACTTGTTCAGAAAGCATCACATCAGTACAGGGAGGCATTCTGGGTACAGCAGGATATGACGAGATCGTCTGCTCAACTTACGCTG GCTGGGTGTTAGGCCTGACCACTGAGCAGCAAACTAAAGCCCTGGGACCAACCGAGGTGATCACGTCTCCTGTAGCCGTGCAGAAAATAACAGGCTTGAA GACTGACCTTGAGCAGCTGCAGCAGAAGGTAATGTCAGAGCGGGAAAAGTACCAGCAGACGGCACAGAGCACCACTGCCATCTCTGCGGTCCCCAGCTTCCACATCAACGACAAGTTTGTACTGAATCGCGAGGACGCCAGTTACACTCTCAGTCTGGAGCTGCAGATGCCTATCGACAATGTACTTTTGCAGGTAGATCAACCAAGGTTTGTGTTGTACTTTTGCAGGAAGGTCATCCAAGGTTTGTGTTGTACTTTTGCAGGAAGGTCATCCAAGGTATGTGTTGTACTTTTGCAGGAAGGTCATCCAACGTTTGTGTTGTACTTTTGCAGGAAGGTCATCCAAG GTTTGTGTTGTACTTTTGCAGGAAGGTCATCCAAGGTTTGTGTTGTACTTTTGCAGGAAGGTCATGCAAGGTATGTGTTGTACTTTTGCAGGAAGGTCATCCAACGTTTGTGTTGTACTTTTGCAGGAAGGTCATCCAAG GTTTGTGTTGTACTTTTGCAGGAAGGTCATCCAAGGTTTGTGTTGTACTTTTGCAGGAAG GTCATCCAAGGTTTGTGTTGTACTTTTGCAGGAAGGTCATCCAAGGTTTGTGTTGTAATTTTGCAGGTAGGTCATCCAAGGTTTGTGTTGTACTTTTGCAGGAAG GTCATCCAAGGTTTGTGTTGTACTTTTGCAGGAAGGTCATTCAAGGTTTGTGTTGTACTTTTGCAGGTAGGTCATCCAAGGTttgtgttttacttttttataacttcagccaaaatattgatttatgaaTAG
- the LOC127858134 gene encoding Bardet-Biedl syndrome 7 protein homolog isoform X35 yields the protein MMEISLTRVDYTQVGVTSPKCLRLLPLAGKTQKAAIADHKGVLEVFSVKKGDAQPVFKTTPGPKINRLELGGPVGGVRERIFVTSGPEVKGYTKKGKNFLTFDTNMSENLLSMYVEGSDLFCCGQFMYNHYRDCKDTNYFLSGDQVNDVICLPTQTVKSITPILACQDRVLRVLTESELLYEVEVPGPPVTLCLFASNGGDDGTEVLFGTSDGRVGLVQIGRDCPSHLWELTNEKRNGGVLCLDNFDITADGVLDLIVGRDDGLVEVYSYDDSDEPIHRHTHTCSESITSVQGGILGTAGYDEIVCSTYAGWVLGLTTEQQTKALGPTEVITSPVAVQKITGLKTDLEQLQQKVMSEREKYQQTAQSTTAISAVPSFHINDKFVLNREDASYTLSLELQMPIDNVLLQVDQPRFVLYFCRKVIQGLCCTFAGRSSKVCVVLLQEGHPTFVLYFCRKVIQGLCCTFAGRSSKVCVVLLQEGHARYVLYFCRKVIQRLCCTFAGRSSKVCVVLLQEGHPRFVLYFCRKVIQGLCCTFAGRSSNVCVVLLQVGHPRFVLYFCRKVIQGLCCTFAGRSSKVCVVLLQEGHSRFVLYFCR from the exons ATGATGGAAATAAGCCTTACACGCGTTGATTACACCCAG gTTGGTGTAACATCTCCAAAGTGTTTAAGACTTCTGCCATTAGCTGGGAAAACACAAAAG GCAGCAATAGCTGATCACAAAGGTGTTCTAGAAGTGTTTTCTGTCAAGAAAGGAGATGCACAG CCTGTATTCAAGACCACACCTGGCCCCAAAATCAACCGTCTTGAGCTTGGGGGCCCAGTGGGAGGGGTCAGGGAACGGATATTTGTGACCTCTGGACCGGAAGTGAAAGGTTACACAAAGAAGGGGAAGAACTTCCTGACCTTTGACACCAACATGTCAGAGAACCTCCTGTCAAT GTATGTTGAGGGATCAGACCTATTCTGTTGCGGGCAGTTCATGTACAACCACTATCGGGACTGCAAGGATACCAACTACTTCCTGTCTGGGGACCAGGTCAATGATGTCATCTGTTTGCCCACACAGACTGTGAAGTCCATCACCCCAATCCTGGCCTGTCAGGACAGGGTCCTCAGAGTGCTCACG GAGTCCGAGTTGCTGTACGAGGTGGAAGTCCCAGGGCCTCCTGTCACCCTGTGTCTGTTCGCCAGCAACGGAG GGGATGATGGTACAGAGGTGCTGTTTGGGACCTCTGATGGGAGAGTCGGCCTCGTACAGATTGGCAG GGACTGCCCCTCCCATTTGTGGGAACTGACCAATGAGAAGCGTAATGGAGGTGTGCTATGCTTGGACAACTTTGACATCACGGCAGATGGAGTCCTTGACCTTATTGTGGGTCGTGATGACGGGCTGGTGGAGGTGTACAGCTATGATGACTCAGACGAACCCATACACAGGCATACACAT ACTTGTTCAGAAAGCATCACATCAGTACAGGGAGGCATTCTGGGTACAGCAGGATATGACGAGATCGTCTGCTCAACTTACGCTG GCTGGGTGTTAGGCCTGACCACTGAGCAGCAAACTAAAGCCCTGGGACCAACCGAGGTGATCACGTCTCCTGTAGCCGTGCAGAAAATAACAGGCTTGAA GACTGACCTTGAGCAGCTGCAGCAGAAGGTAATGTCAGAGCGGGAAAAGTACCAGCAGACGGCACAGAGCACCACTGCCATCTCTGCGGTCCCCAGCTTCCACATCAACGACAAGTTTGTACTGAATCGCGAGGACGCCAGTTACACTCTCAGTCTGGAGCTGCAGATGCCTATCGACAATGTACTTTTGCAGGTAGATCAACCAAGGTTTGTGTTGTACTTTTGCAGGAAGGTCATCCAAGGTTTGTGTTGTACTTTTGCAGGAAGGTCATCCAAGGTATGTGTTGTACTTTTGCAGGAAGGTCATCCAACGTTTGTGTTGTACTTTTGCAGGAAGGTCATCCAAG GTTTGTGTTGTACTTTTGCAGGAAGGTCATCCAAGGTTTGTGTTGTACTTTTGCAGGAAGGTCATGCAAGGTATGTGTTGTACTTTTGCAGGAAGGTCATCCAACGTTTGTGTTGTACTTTTGCAGGAAGGTCATCCAAG GTTTGTGTTGTACTTTTGCAGGAAGGTCATCCAAGGTTTGTGTTGTACTTTTGCAGGAAG GTCATCCAAGGTTTGTGTTGTACTTTTGCAGGAAGGTCATCCAACGTTTGTGTTGTACTTTTGCAGGTTGGTCATCCAAGGTTTGTGTTGTACTTTTGCAGGAAGGTCATTCAAGGTTTGTGTTGTACTTTTGCAGGTAGGTCATCCAAGGTTTGTGTTGTACTTTTGCAGGAAGGTCATTCAAGGTTTGTGTTGTACTTTTGCAGGTAG
- the LOC127858134 gene encoding Bardet-Biedl syndrome 7 protein homolog isoform X44 — MMEISLTRVDYTQVGVTSPKCLRLLPLAGKTQKAAIADHKGVLEVFSVKKGDAQPVFKTTPGPKINRLELGGPVGGVRERIFVTSGPEVKGYTKKGKNFLTFDTNMSENLLSMYVEGSDLFCCGQFMYNHYRDCKDTNYFLSGDQVNDVICLPTQTVKSITPILACQDRVLRVLTESELLYEVEVPGPPVTLCLFASNGGDDGTEVLFGTSDGRVGLVQIGRDCPSHLWELTNEKRNGGVLCLDNFDITADGVLDLIVGRDDGLVEVYSYDDSDEPIHRHTHTCSESITSVQGGILGTAGYDEIVCSTYAGWVLGLTTEQQTKALGPTEVITSPVAVQKITGLKTDLEQLQQKVMSEREKYQQTAQSTTAISAVPSFHINDKFVLNREDASYTLSLELQMPIDNVLLQVDQPRFVLYFCRKVIQGLCCTFAGRSSKVCVVLLQEGHPTFVLYFCRKVIQRLCCTFAGRSSKVCVVLLQEGHPRFVLYFCRKVIQGLCCTFAGRSSKVCVVLLQEGHPTFVLYFCRLVIQGLCCTFAGRSFKVCVVLLQVGHPRFVLYFCRKVIQGLCCTFAGRSSKVCVLLFYNFSQNIDL, encoded by the exons ATGATGGAAATAAGCCTTACACGCGTTGATTACACCCAG gTTGGTGTAACATCTCCAAAGTGTTTAAGACTTCTGCCATTAGCTGGGAAAACACAAAAG GCAGCAATAGCTGATCACAAAGGTGTTCTAGAAGTGTTTTCTGTCAAGAAAGGAGATGCACAG CCTGTATTCAAGACCACACCTGGCCCCAAAATCAACCGTCTTGAGCTTGGGGGCCCAGTGGGAGGGGTCAGGGAACGGATATTTGTGACCTCTGGACCGGAAGTGAAAGGTTACACAAAGAAGGGGAAGAACTTCCTGACCTTTGACACCAACATGTCAGAGAACCTCCTGTCAAT GTATGTTGAGGGATCAGACCTATTCTGTTGCGGGCAGTTCATGTACAACCACTATCGGGACTGCAAGGATACCAACTACTTCCTGTCTGGGGACCAGGTCAATGATGTCATCTGTTTGCCCACACAGACTGTGAAGTCCATCACCCCAATCCTGGCCTGTCAGGACAGGGTCCTCAGAGTGCTCACG GAGTCCGAGTTGCTGTACGAGGTGGAAGTCCCAGGGCCTCCTGTCACCCTGTGTCTGTTCGCCAGCAACGGAG GGGATGATGGTACAGAGGTGCTGTTTGGGACCTCTGATGGGAGAGTCGGCCTCGTACAGATTGGCAG GGACTGCCCCTCCCATTTGTGGGAACTGACCAATGAGAAGCGTAATGGAGGTGTGCTATGCTTGGACAACTTTGACATCACGGCAGATGGAGTCCTTGACCTTATTGTGGGTCGTGATGACGGGCTGGTGGAGGTGTACAGCTATGATGACTCAGACGAACCCATACACAGGCATACACAT ACTTGTTCAGAAAGCATCACATCAGTACAGGGAGGCATTCTGGGTACAGCAGGATATGACGAGATCGTCTGCTCAACTTACGCTG GCTGGGTGTTAGGCCTGACCACTGAGCAGCAAACTAAAGCCCTGGGACCAACCGAGGTGATCACGTCTCCTGTAGCCGTGCAGAAAATAACAGGCTTGAA GACTGACCTTGAGCAGCTGCAGCAGAAGGTAATGTCAGAGCGGGAAAAGTACCAGCAGACGGCACAGAGCACCACTGCCATCTCTGCGGTCCCCAGCTTCCACATCAACGACAAGTTTGTACTGAATCGCGAGGACGCCAGTTACACTCTCAGTCTGGAGCTGCAGATGCCTATCGACAATGTACTTTTGCAGGTAGATCAACCAAGGTTTGTGTTGTACTTTTGCAGGAAGGTCATCCAAGGTTTGTGTTGTACTTTTGCAGGAAGGTCATCCAAGGTATGTGTTGTACTTTTGCAGGAAGGTCATCCAACGTTTGTGTTGTACTTTTGCAGGAAG GTCATCCAACGTTTGTGTTGTACTTTTGCAGGAAG GTCATCCAAGGTTTGTGTTGTACTTTTGCAGGAAGGTCATCCAAG GTTTGTGTTGTACTTTTGCAGGAAGGTCATCCAAGGTTTGTGTTGTACTTTTGCAGGAAG GTCATCCAAGGTTTGTGTTGTACTTTTGCAGGAAGGTCATCCAACGTTTGTGTTGTACTTTTGCAGGTTGGTCATCCAAGGTTTGTGTTGTACTTTTGCAGGAAGGTCATTCAAGGTTTGTGTTGTACTTTTGCAGGTAGGTCATCCAAGGTTTGTGTTGTACTTTTGCAGGAAGGTCATTCAAGGTTTGTGTTGTACTTTTGCAGGTAGGTCATCCAAGGTttgtgttttacttttttataacttcagccaaaatattgatttatga
- the LOC127858134 gene encoding Bardet-Biedl syndrome 7 protein homolog isoform X13 gives MMEISLTRVDYTQVGVTSPKCLRLLPLAGKTQKAAIADHKGVLEVFSVKKGDAQPVFKTTPGPKINRLELGGPVGGVRERIFVTSGPEVKGYTKKGKNFLTFDTNMSENLLSMYVEGSDLFCCGQFMYNHYRDCKDTNYFLSGDQVNDVICLPTQTVKSITPILACQDRVLRVLTESELLYEVEVPGPPVTLCLFASNGGDDGTEVLFGTSDGRVGLVQIGRDCPSHLWELTNEKRNGGVLCLDNFDITADGVLDLIVGRDDGLVEVYSYDDSDEPIHRHTHTCSESITSVQGGILGTAGYDEIVCSTYAGWVLGLTTEQQTKALGPTEVITSPVAVQKITGLKTDLEQLQQKVMSEREKYQQTAQSTTAISAVPSFHINDKFVLNREDASYTLSLELQMPIDNVLLQVDQPRFVLYFCRKVIQGLCCTFAGRSSKVCVVLLQEGHPRFVLYFCRKVIQGLCCTFAGRSSKVCVVLLQESHPRYVLYLCRKVIQCLCCTFAGRSFKVCVVLLQEGHPRFVLYFCRKVIQGLCCNFAGRSSKVCVVLLQEGHPTFVLYFCRLVIQGLCCTFAGRSFKVCVVLLQVGHPRFVLYFCRKVIQGLCCTFAGRSSKVCVLLFYNFSQNIDL, from the exons ATGATGGAAATAAGCCTTACACGCGTTGATTACACCCAG gTTGGTGTAACATCTCCAAAGTGTTTAAGACTTCTGCCATTAGCTGGGAAAACACAAAAG GCAGCAATAGCTGATCACAAAGGTGTTCTAGAAGTGTTTTCTGTCAAGAAAGGAGATGCACAG CCTGTATTCAAGACCACACCTGGCCCCAAAATCAACCGTCTTGAGCTTGGGGGCCCAGTGGGAGGGGTCAGGGAACGGATATTTGTGACCTCTGGACCGGAAGTGAAAGGTTACACAAAGAAGGGGAAGAACTTCCTGACCTTTGACACCAACATGTCAGAGAACCTCCTGTCAAT GTATGTTGAGGGATCAGACCTATTCTGTTGCGGGCAGTTCATGTACAACCACTATCGGGACTGCAAGGATACCAACTACTTCCTGTCTGGGGACCAGGTCAATGATGTCATCTGTTTGCCCACACAGACTGTGAAGTCCATCACCCCAATCCTGGCCTGTCAGGACAGGGTCCTCAGAGTGCTCACG GAGTCCGAGTTGCTGTACGAGGTGGAAGTCCCAGGGCCTCCTGTCACCCTGTGTCTGTTCGCCAGCAACGGAG GGGATGATGGTACAGAGGTGCTGTTTGGGACCTCTGATGGGAGAGTCGGCCTCGTACAGATTGGCAG GGACTGCCCCTCCCATTTGTGGGAACTGACCAATGAGAAGCGTAATGGAGGTGTGCTATGCTTGGACAACTTTGACATCACGGCAGATGGAGTCCTTGACCTTATTGTGGGTCGTGATGACGGGCTGGTGGAGGTGTACAGCTATGATGACTCAGACGAACCCATACACAGGCATACACAT ACTTGTTCAGAAAGCATCACATCAGTACAGGGAGGCATTCTGGGTACAGCAGGATATGACGAGATCGTCTGCTCAACTTACGCTG GCTGGGTGTTAGGCCTGACCACTGAGCAGCAAACTAAAGCCCTGGGACCAACCGAGGTGATCACGTCTCCTGTAGCCGTGCAGAAAATAACAGGCTTGAA GACTGACCTTGAGCAGCTGCAGCAGAAGGTAATGTCAGAGCGGGAAAAGTACCAGCAGACGGCACAGAGCACCACTGCCATCTCTGCGGTCCCCAGCTTCCACATCAACGACAAGTTTGTACTGAATCGCGAGGACGCCAGTTACACTCTCAGTCTGGAGCTGCAGATGCCTATCGACAATGTACTTTTGCAGGTAGATCAACCAAGGTTTGTGTTGTACTTTTGCAGGAAGGTCATCCAAGGTTTGTGTTGTACTTTTGCAGGAAGGTCATCCAAGGTATGTGTTGTACTTTTGCAGGAAG GTCATCCAAGGTTTGTGTTGTACTTTTGCAG GAAGGTCATCCAAGGTTTGTGTTGTACTTTTGCAG GTAGGTCATCCAAGGTTTGTGTTGTACTTTTGCAGGAAAGTCATCCAAGGTATGTGTTGTACCTTTGCAGGAAGGTCATCCAATGTTTGTGTTGTACTTTTGCAGGAAGGTCATTCAAGGTTTGTGTTGTACTTTTGCAGGAAG GTCATCCAAGGTTTGTGTTGTACTTTTGCAGGAAGGTCATCCAAGGTTTGTGTTGTAATTTTGCAGGTAGGTCATCCAAGGTTTGTGTTGTACTTTTGCAGGAAGGTCATCCAACGTTTGTGTTGTACTTTTGCAGGTTGGTCATCCAAGGTTTGTGTTGTACTTTTGCAGGAAGGTCATTCAAGGTTTGTGTTGTACTTTTGCAGGTAGGTCATCCAAGGTTTGTGTTGTACTTTTGCAGGAAGGTCATTCAAGGTTTGTGTTGTACTTTTGCAGGTAGGTCATCCAAGGTttgtgttttacttttttataacttcagccaaaatattgatttatga